The Alnus glutinosa chromosome 1, dhAlnGlut1.1, whole genome shotgun sequence region AATGATGACAGCAAAGGATCAGGTTCTGTATTTGAGGAGACAATGCAAGAGGATCCTCCAAAAAGGGATTGTAAATTTCCATCTCTTAACTCTTTCCTCAATATAGAAAATGTAGAATTAGAACCACCTTTACGGAATCTCCTCTTGCGCTGCACGTGATCTGAAGTTAAGGAACAGCATGGGCTCTTCATTGTGTCACAAAAAAGCATGACCAAGCATCACAAAAAAGTGCGACCAAGCATCACAAACATGAGAGGGAAATCCTAGAGCTTTTATGGAAGAGATTgacattattaaaaataaagaaacaaaagtcCAAAAAAGAAAGCTGCTTTTTGCGTAAGCAACAGATAAGTCAAACAGTAATATAACTGGAAAATGCAAATAAGGAGAAGATTTATAGTGACAGTGGACAAAAGGTACTGAAGATGGTTGGTGAAAAGTGAGCAGACATGAGGATAGATTCTTGAATAAACTGAATCTAAAAGACAGGTTCCCACAGTCAACTTGTCTTTGATTCCAGTCTGGAAACACTGAAATCAAAGAAGATTTGAAATGTGTAACAAATGGATTATAACAGATGTCATTGTGGGAAAACCAGCTCATGAACATCTTAGAGCCCCTCCACTGGGTGGAGACTCAGATCTATATATTGTTaagtagttaaaaaaaattttaaaaaaaaaaaaaaaaaaaaaaagaaaaagaaaaaaaagagcgATGTTCTACCTAAAAGCTCATATTCCTCTCTTTAAATAAAGATAGCCAAGCAATGCTGCAAGAGCTGCTCATCATGTCTGCAAGGTCTTATTACGATATCAACATTTAAACCACGTATATATAGAATCCAACATTATGCAACCAGACCTTGCAGACATGATGAGCAGGTCTGAATCAGAACCAAAACAAGTAACAACACAGCCCAAAACTGAAGCATAACTAAAGTCAACTTGCAAATAAAGGATATCTTTAGAAAACTCCCGTGTTGCATCGTAACATGGCCAACCATATCCGTCCCCACCCTCTTTGCACAAATTGGACATACCTGGAAATCCAAGTAATAACATTGTGAGCAGACATTTAAACAAGCCAAAAGCAATGAGTCCTCTCAGTACTCGGCACTTATACTAATTAAACACAaaagataaattaaataaaaatacctACCCCACAAAAATTCACATCCAATAGGTTGCACCACCACCCCAAATAAACATTGCGAGCAGACATGTAATCGAGCCGAAAGCAATAAATCCTCTCAGTAATCACCGCTTatactatttaaaaataaataaaataaaataaaatgccttCCCCATCATCCAATATGTTACACTActaccccaaataaaaattgcaagATATCTGTCTACCatcttttaacaaaaaagaaaaaagaaagtgctAGAAAACCATCATCTATCAAAACCCAAATCCGTGTTAATAGAAACAAACACGTTGGTCACTAGTGCAGGACCAAAACCCAAGTGAAGCAAATTCTAGTTGATGACTTCATATAATTAAACTCAATGAGCAAGCAAACCCCTTCAAAGCCCAGGAGGCCATAGTAGTAAATCCATAGCCTCTCATTTCTACACTGTCAATTACTCCtacattaaaaaccaaaaatgttCTCCAAACACTTACAAAAGACTAGACTAgtatcaaaaatttattttcacacTCAATTtacaaaactaaacaaattgTAAAGAATGTTTTCGCACACGCTTTGCTGATATTTAcgataaaaatttatataaaataaataaataaataaaaagttttattcactaattaaattaaaaaaataataataataataacttttaaaagagaattataacaaaaataaaataaaagaaaagaaaaagaaaaaatgggtaCCCCATTCTTGGCCTCCACAGGATGCTCCTCATCGATATGGCAACAAAGCCCAACGACGTCGTAATCCTCAGCGCAAAACGGGCACAGAAACTCGGCCCTTGAGTCCTCGTCCCCGTCAATTTCCTCGTGACCCCCTCCCAGGTACAGATCTGcatcatcaaaaagaaaaatttagaaaaaaaaaaacaaaaaaaacaaaaaaaaagtttccaaCACATTCTTGCGAAACAAACAGAAAGAGAGGGGCATAATGGGAAATAGAGAAAACAAAACGAACCCGATCGACTCTGGTAGCGCCGCGAAGCAGTGGAGAGGCGAGCGGTCCACGCATCGGAGTCCATTTTCAGGGTATATGATCGAtcctaagagagagagagagagagagagagagagcgggaGGACTTGTTCTGTGGCGGTTGTGGTAATTTGGTAGTTTTAATTGGGAAATTCAGGGACTCTAAAATGGTGGGAGTGAAAAATAGAGCTTTATTGGAACCCTAGAAAGATGAAGGAAAGCGGGTAAAAGGAGCTGTATGCAGTCTCTGCGCGAGCGACGAAAGGAGGAGGAAATTGAGAGAGCCTGCGTCTTCGGGACCACAGTGTGTTGGTGTGAATGGCTAAAATGCCCCAGGCCCAGGGTTTTGTGGTGAAACTTCCAGAATGCCCCCCTAACTACCTCAGGTGGGTGGGACGCCCCCTGGAAAGACTTTAAAAAGGGCACGTTGACCGAAtggtaaaaagttaaaaacccaGACAACTGTAACAGTACAAATGTCCGAATTTTGTTTAGCCCTTAACTCCGATTagttatgtatttttcaatatagaatagctaatcaaaatctattttatctagtttagctaatgaattttaaatgcattatacatccgattatctattcttaactctatattttttttttattatttttaatttatttatttcattatagtatttttttcacgtgggtcccgctttataactccactactttgcacactttctcttaaatctctattataaaggaaaaaaaaaaaaaaaaaaaaaaaaaaaagaacgtggagtggtggagggaaaaagaaaaaaaaacaaagctaaaaaagtggagataaagaataaaaaaaatagataagtgaatagtataatTCTACATGGAGAGTTccactatttatggaattaaggaaaatctattatagagttggaatacataagAAGCTGATAGAgtctctttttaacacttttattatctattctagcttaaagttacaaataaataatccattgggagtgctctaatACCTGTTAACTAACTCAAAGGAATTCCgatttaaatgaaatggagaggagctggttttttgcatttgttaattttgatggacgttttatcttaaaaaataaataaataaagttaaattattctattaaatttatcacttttaaaatgtGGTATTTTTTGGATTTGTTACTTCTTTAATTTAagatgaattttttaatttccgAAGCCAATTTTATCTTGAAATTCTTAGTTTATAACTAcgaaaaaatgttaaatactaTAATTCATTCGATATGAATGACTGACATGGCAAATATTAAATAAGTAAAgtattttgatatttatatttataattcaTTACACCTCACACATGAtaaatagtaaataaataaaatatgatttatttaaaaaaaaaaagtatacataacctactcaaactaccacattttCGTCAATGTCCTTCCAAAGTTCTAAACTACAAATTGTGCCAATCTCTCCCTctaaattattgaaaaatgtcaatgtcctcctactgacaaaaatgttcttcataaaaatattaaaattaaaaaaaaaatctaaaataacaaaaagtaatacaaaaataataataataaaataaaaaataaaaacaggtttttctcttttttttaatttattttataattttcagttattttttcgtttttttttaaataaaatcgttctttttcttcttttttttaattttttttttccttttttttaattttaaaaaagttattttttttttagttttttttatttttattttttagttttaattttttttcgaatttataaggacatttttttcttaatgaaaaaaaaaaaattatagtcatttttgtctttttgttggtcttagagagacattgacatattttggtagtttgagagagaacattaacacaattgataatttggaataggacattaacaattgagtagtagtttgagagaaatatgtgtatttttcctattatttaattaatgattTGACGGAATTCACCATAAAGTTTTCAATaaaacttatgctccgtttgtttcggcttaaaatgatttatagaaaatgatttcggtatttttcggtgtttggtgggaggaaaataatagtcaactagAATTTTTCACAGGCGGCAAACGCAATCGACCCTCTTTTAAATGACACAGTTGACCTTCACGCTCCAGTCGATCATTGCTGGAATTCAGTAACCATAGTCGAATTCCGACAAGCCAGATTCCGGAACCAATCGGTGCCGAAGTCTGAAAATTTTTGTCGGAATCTAGCTAATCCAGCCGGATCAAGCCTAAATCTGGCCAAACCTGTCGGATCTAACCAAATTTCGGCCATACAGCCGGAGTCCGGCCATATTATGCCAGATTCTGACTGGATCCCGAAGTCCGACCATACAGCCGGACTTCGGCTGTATTAGGTCAAATTCCGACTACGACGACCGGACGTTTCAGGATTCTGGCCACTTTCACCGGAATTCAGCGAACCCTAATTCCAACAGTAGTAGCCGGAATCCGGTGAGAGTCGTTGAAATCCTACATTCCTGCCGGTCAATTATGGAATCTCGTCAcctttgattttatattattttacataaatatttatatattgtgaataaaaatataggggtaattaccttttccccccatgaactaccggccagtgtcattttgcccccacgaactaccccttcgaccaaaatagagcatccaactaccaatttgacaccgtttgcccccttccgtcagtcagacccGTTATGTCCGACGGTCAACTGCTCACGTGCATGTCAAGTGCCGTCTACCCCATTTTTATTCCGAAAATGCCCTCCGGTACGATTAAAGGCGAGAATACCCTTATTAGCGTGGAATACCTCAAATGCCCTtgaattttgtttcattctACCCTAATCTGCGCCGCACACTTCACTATTTTCGGATTCAAACCACACTTCACTTTGAACACTGAAAACCCTAGAACTCAATCCTCATGCAATCTTCAAACATCAAAATCAGCCTATAACAACTACCAATCTGCTACAAGTAACTCTGTTTGTTGGAGATTTTCGGAATTGTAagtactttttatttaatttgtttgttttcattgtCTCTGATCAATGACCTGTTGCTTTGTTattgttgatttctttttgttgttatttgttGGTAGTACCCGATAGATTTGCTACTTGGGatttggttttatttgtttaggGTTTCCTCTTTGCCTTAAGTGGTCCCGCAGTGGTCGGCCCTTTGTCGGTcagtggttctttttttttttttttgttcggaAGTGGCCCCCTTTGTTACTTTGTTCCCCTTTGTGTGTTAAAGTTCACCAATTTTCCCCTGAAGTGGTCCCCTTTGTTCCCCATTtgtttgttgtgtgtgttttgaaattgtttaaggtttttttttttcgatgaataaaaACTTTATAAAGCACAATCTCAACATCCAACAAACACTCCAGTGAAGACTGGAAGCACTCCTGCACTACTCCTCAACGAAACACAACTAATAAAGCAACAAGCTACTACACACAACCAAAACAACAGAACAGAAAACAAACACTGCAGCAACCACAAACACCAGAATCAAATATCAAAACCAGAAAACCTCCGGGAACTTCATCTAGTACATCCGAATTATTGAAATATAACTAAAGATATTAATCATTTGACTCTACAAATTACAATTTatgtaaaatgtaaaataatttcatatgtagggtttatatatacttttgaattaattgaattaataaatactgttataaaaatatgtgaaaatagGCTCTGCCCTATCAATCTTGACAGGGCAACGATCATCATACtttatttatcatttaatttactTTGGTATTTCATACATTACATATTTGATTTAGCGCATCTTAGGGTGCATCTTAGGGTGCATCTTAGGGTGCATCACAATACTCAAGAGTCTcgttatattttcaaattctcttagaaaaaatttatcaatAGAAAACATTCAGAAAACATAaagttttaaaatcgcattatCAAAACCATCTTCTACTTAGTGACTAAAGCATCCCTACAAGCCAACCAACAAATAAATGAATGCCGAGGAATGGCTAAAGAAAACCAAACCAAATTCAGTGTTGGTTAAAATAATTGATCATCTACAACAGCCAAAGCATAAAATTTCATGCATTGGAGAAACTACTGTAAATATAACTATCTACAACAGCCCAACCTTCTTTTTTACCAAGgttctttttcttcaacaatTCATGTGCCTGAAAGAGCAACAAATATGCAAATTCTTAAATGGACAATCTAGCACTCATGaacttcaaaatcaaaactGCATTTAAATTGAACAGGAAGACATTACCATGTTTATCCAGTTCAAATAAGATATTAGCAAGCCTCAGCATAaaccaaataatatatatatatatatatatatatatatatatatatatatatatatatatatatatatatatatatatatatatatatatatatatatatatatatatatatgagagagagagagagagttctttAAAGGAGCGACACTGTTCAAAATctgaaaattcaacaaaaacataataAGCATTCTATTTGTACCAAATGCAGTAAGTTGAGGAAAACACAAGACAAAGACTCATATGCCTTGAAAAACCAAGTAAACGCAAATCCCCTCAGGCTCATCCAACACAAGCACTAGGCATAGGCATATAGGATCATACATGCAAATATTTGCCTTCACTgaagtgtatgtgtgtgtgttcttgTGGCTTCACTTGGCATTAGAGAAAGTACTATTTTCCGAATAATTTCAAGTCACTAATCAACAAAGTAGTTTGACTTCATTGTTCAGAAGTGACCGTGAAACTCTTTGTTAAAAAGTTTATGACCTATAAACTTCTAAGTtttcgaaataaaatttaaaatttaaaactcaattCAGTGTTTGTATGTTTT contains the following coding sequences:
- the LOC133881142 gene encoding protein DEHYDRATION-INDUCED 19 homolog 4-like, producing MDSDAWTARLSTASRRYQSRSDLYLGGGHEEIDGDEDSRAEFLCPFCAEDYDVVGLCCHIDEEHPVEAKNGVCPICAKRVGTDMVGHVTMQHGSFLKVQRKRRFRKGGSNSTFSILRKELRDGNLQSLFGGSSCIVSSNTEPDPLLSSFIYNAPIVDETQSVQSRSLVEASLIKESSKEDSLERNVQQLLLSDKEQEEKTRKCEFIQGLLMSTVFDDDL